The region GCAAAAAGCAGAGGCCATTATTGTGCTCAGCGAGAGCATGGCCAAAGTAATCGTGGACCAGCAGCCGGCCCTGACAGAGAAAATTAAAGTGGTTCATAACTGGGCGGACGGAGTGTTAATTCAGCCAAGGGCCAAAATCGATAATTGGTTTGCCCAACGCCATGGCCTAGACCAGACATTTACCGTCCTATACTCCGGCAATATGGGACGATGCCATGACCTGGAAACCATCATGGAGGCAGCCCGCCTACTCAGTCAACAAGCCGTACAGTTTGTCTTCATTGGCGCCGGGGCCAAGGCGGCCATCTGCCGCAATTTCGTACAACGCCATCAATTAACTAATTGTTTATTTTTGCCCTTCCAACCCAAACAGGTTTTACCCTTTTCCCTCACCGCCTGTGACCTGAGCTTGGTTTCCATTTTGGCTCAGGTGGAAGGACTGGTGGTGCCAAGCAAATTCTATGGCTGTTTGGCCGCTGGGACGGCGATCGCCGCCATTTGTCCATCCCATTCCTATTTGCGGGGGATTATTGCCGATGCCCAATGTGGCGTAGCCATTGATAATGGGGATGGGGAAAAGTTAGCTCAATTCATCCTTCAGTTGAAGAATGATCCCCAGCGAGCCACCGCCATGGGACACCAAGGCCGTCAGTATTTTGAAGAAAATTTCACCCTGGGCACCATTGCGGAGCAATACCTATCTGTCATTACCAAAGTGGGCGATAAAAAACTCGCCAAACTCCAAGCAAATAATTTTCCTCGCTACGCCGACTCACGCTGGCGCTAAGCAAATGGTCGGATAAATAAACCACCTTAGGAGCGGTCTGCGACTGTTACTTTTTTCTGGTTTAATTCTGGTATTTTTTACCAAAAATTACAGGTAAGCGCCCAATGGCAGCGTATCAGTAAAACTTTTTAGTGATTTTTAGCCAAAGTCCGTTTGCTTGCTTTTCACACCAGAGCACGAAACAAATCCAGTTGTTCGCTACAGTAATGGCAGGAATTTAGGGTTTATCAAGGTGCTGACCAAAATTTTATTCCGGCTACTATTGCCAATCCTTTGTTTTGTCTTAGTGGCCTGTGGGGTTTCCCCCAATGCGGTGCAAGCAGAGTCCCGCCTATTTTTGCCCCTGTCCTTAGAATTTTTAGATAGCTACGCCCTACCAAAGCAGTCAGTACAAGACTTACCCGTTGGAGGCATCTCCGACCTTACCTACGATCGCCAACGGGATATTTATTATGCCGTCACCGATGACCGGCGATCGCCTAGGTTTTATACCATGCGCCTTAGTATTGCTGATGGAGAAAAGGGCATTGGCATTACCAAAGTGGAAGTGGTGGCCATGACCAGGCTGAAAACCAGCGAGGGGGAAACCTACGGCCGTCAATTGTTAGACCCAGAGGGTATTGCCCTGTCCCCCCGCCAGACCTTATTCATCAGCAGTGAAGGGGTTTTATCCACCCAAAGCCCCCCTTTAATTGCCGAATTTGCCCCCCAAACAGGCCGAGAGTTGGAGCAATTGCCTGTGCCCCGCCGCTTTTTACCCCAAGCCGATCCCCTCCAGGGCATCCGGGATAACTTTGGTTTTGAAGCTTTAACCATTGCCGCCACCAGCACCCTAGCGGACGATCCTTTTCGTCTTTTCACTGCCCCTGAAAGCGTTTTAGCCCAGGATTTTGACCCAGACAATCCCCCTCGAGAAATCCCTTTACGGTGGTTGCATTACGTTATTAATTCCGTCGGCCCCCCCGTTTTAGTCAGCGAAAACCTTTACCCCCTTGCGCCTGCTCCAACAGGTACCCTGCTCCACGGCCTGAGCGCCATGGTGGCCCTACCCAGGGAAGGTTATTTTCTCACCTTAGAACGAACTTTTGGATTGACGGGGTTCCAGGGTAAAATTTTCCAAACGGTCAATGCCAATGCCACCGACACTAGCCGCATTGCCAGTTTCCAGCCTGGTACCGATACCATTAACCCCATGCGGAAACAATTATTGCTCGACCTGGGGGATTTGGGTATTGAATTGGACAATCTGGAAGGGCTTACCCTGGGGCCTCGCTTACCGGATGGCTCTGGCAGTTTAATTGCCATTAGCGACGATAACTTTAGTGCAGATCAAACCACCCAAATCCTACTTTTCCGTTTGCGGGGGGTTTAGCAGAGGGGCCAAATGGTCAATTACCGGCTCCCTAGCCCCAGTGAGGTGGTGGGCTAATTTTTGCGCTAGGGGGGGCACATAAACCAAGGGATGGGTAAAGCCGGTGAATAGTACTAACCCTGGTAAATTGGGTATTTCCCCCACTAGGGGTAAAGTTTGGCCACTAAAGGCCACTAGGCAATGGTGGGCGGTGACCGGCAAGGGGGCGAGACGGGGCAGAATTTCGGCGATCGCCGTTTGTAATTGTTGCTGGGCCCAGGCGAGGTCAGGGCGGTAATGGGGGGAAGTCACCAGTTGGCTAATCTGACCGATGAATAATCTGCCATCGAAAAATTGCACTGCTCCCGGTTCCACAACGGTGGCGACGCAATGGTCGTTGGGCTGATGCCAGTCCAAAGTTGGGGCGAGGGCTTCCAAATTGGGGCGTTGCTGTAAATCCGCCGGCATAATCACACAGCGGAGATTTTTTTTACTGGGGGCGGTTTGCAAAACGGCGGCGTGGGTGAAATAGAGGGGAAAATTAAGCCCTGGCCCCGGTAACAGAGCACGGCTTTGCCCCCCCCCGGCCAAAATTACTTTATGGGCAAAAAAATTTCCCACCCCTGTGTGGACCCCCTGCACACGATTTTGCTTGGTAATTAATCCTTGGACTGTGGCGATGTGTACTACGCCCCCCTGGCGAATAAAAGCTTGCAGATAGGCGTTAACGGCTTTGCCGCCGTGGCAATGGCCCTGGGGCACCACAAACCCACCCCCAATGCCATCGGGATTGAGTTGGGGCTCAATGGCGATCGCCGTTAAACGGTCTACCCGTTGGGGCCGAATTAAACAATGGTCAAACTGCTTAGCCAAGGTCTGGGCATCATCTCCGGGGCGGAGATATAGCAATAGCTCCAGTTCTCGATATTCCGTTTCTCCCTCCAATTCCTGGCTCAAATGGGTCCAGCGGTACCGACTTTCATGGCACAACTGCCGTTGCAGAGGAGTGGCCCCGGCCCAATAAATAATGCCACCATAGCTCAAGGCTGTGGCGTTGGCAGGCTGACGATGCTTTTCGAGTAACAGTACCCGTTGCCCTTGGCTTTGTAATTCATAGGCGATCGCCGCTCCGGTAATACCGGCCCCGACTACAATGGCATCGTAATTTTCCATTAACCTTGATTAACAATTTGGCCCAAGGCTGCAAAACCAGGTACTTTCCCTGCCGAAGCAGAACCATCTTTCTCGGACACAATGACCGCACTGATCTGATCGCTCATAATGGCCACCTTTTTCTCGGTCTGCTTTTCACAGGTGAGTTCCAACAGTTGGGGGCGATCATCCTGCATGGCAGTAATAATGTTCTGATAGAGGGTTTCCGCCGCATCCTTTTCCTTCCGCTGTACGGACACGGGCATGGGGGAATATTTAAGGGTCAAATCAACGCTGATCATAGGGAAACCGTAAACGGGAAGTGGTGAAACAGTCTTGCGACTCTTCCTAACTAGGTTATAGTTTTTTGGCCAAGAAGGGGGAAACCAAGCAGTTCCTGCTAGTCCCCATGGGAGACCTGGTGCCAAGGAGGTAACTGGATTAAATCTTCCAGGTTGGCTTGCATAGTCTGGCAAATTTGGTCTAGGGGCAAATCGTTGGCATCGTGGCCGAAGGGGTTTTCAATCTCCACCCCAATTTCTTCAATGCCGAAGACGGTGAAAGCAATAATGCCCACCACAAATGCTGTGGCCCAATGGAGGGTATTCACCATCTGGAAAGGGGTGATGAAGCAATAAAGAAAAATAAGCTGGCGCAAATGGATGGCGTAGGCCAGGGGAATGGGGGTTTTTAAAATGCGTTCGCAACTGCCCAACACATCCACCATGGTATCCACCAAACGGAGCATGGCGGTGAGCTGATAGGGGTTGATATTGTTCTGGTCGTATTCCTGTTGCAGATAATTACTGATCCAAAAGGCAATTTCCAGGGGGGGATTCTGCAAATCCTCCAGCTTGCGGTAACCGGATTCCGGCAAGAGGGCCCAGATTTCTTCATTTAAGGGTTGGGAGCGCAGGTGCAACTTCGTAGCCAAGGCAAAGGCTACCAGCAGGTGCAGAATTTTAATTTTGTCTTGGTGGGCTTGGGGTGTTGGTTCCGCCACTGAGACCCAGATGGTGCGGGATAGGTTGCGGATCGTGTTGACCATGGTGCCCCAGGCTTTCCGTCCTTCCCAAAAACGTTCGTAGGCAGTGTTAGTGCGAAAAACCAACAGCAGACCCAAAACAATGCTGGGCACAATGCTTTCCTGGAGGGGAATGGAAAATTCATAACCCTGCCCATCCACTAAGGTCACCACCAAGGAAAAGGCCATACACACCAGCACTCTAGGGGCGATCGCCGGGATGACAGAGCCTTGCCAACGCAAGAGAATATCTGTCCAGATGCGGGACGGACGGGATGGATGGTGGGAGAAAAGCCCCAGGAATTTGCTCAAATTTTACTCCTCCCCCACCGCAGATAGACATTACCAATCCTGGGGGATAATGATTCCCCAGGCTATCCCTAAACTAATTCCATTTCCTGGGGAATCAAACTCAACATCTTGGCGATCGCCGTTTCCAAATCGTTGTGCCAATGGACGAGGCTGTTATTGTACATTTGTTTAAGCTGGTCTAAATTGCCCTGGCTAAACCGAATTACCACCGGTAGCACTTCCCCTGTGTAGGTTTGTCGTTGGGGAGGGCGTTGGCGCTGGGGGAAACTAGGCCCCGTCCCCCGCAAACTGCGGTCTTCACTGGATGGGTTGGGGGGCAGGGGTAAAAAAGCCCGTAAATCCTCTGCCAAGGCTGGGGTAGCGGCTTCCCTAGTGGCCAGATTAACAAAAATACCTTTCAGGTTGGGGGCCTGGCTGAGGTGATCAAAGGCTAGTTCCAGTTGTTTACCAAGGGCCATGCCACTGCGACTTTCATCCAACAAATAGGCACCGGTAATGCCCAAGGAGTTGAGCAAGTCCCACGTACTCAGGGCCAATCCTTCACTGTTGCAAATTAGGCCAATTTGTCCCTGGGCTAGGTCCCCCGGTAGCCAACTATGCCCTGTCCATTGCTCTGAGCCCCAATTAAGTAAATCCGGATGCCGGTTGATCGCCGTGTCGTTGACCGTAATTTTACCGTCCAGGGCCATCACCTCCCCATCCGCGCTAATGCCCAGGGGATTAATTTCAATTACGTCCAAATCATAGGTGACGAATAACTCATACATTTTTTCGATGATGGCGCTCACCGTAGTCACCAGGGGCCCAGTTAAACCCATTTTCACCGCCAGCCGCCGGGCCAAGTAGGGGGAAAAATTAGTCCGTAGGGAAACACTCTGCATTTGCTCCAACAGGCTGTCCACATCAATGCCCCCTTCACTGGACCCCATCAACACCGGGCATTGCCGTTGGTAGTCCAGCACGATGGCCAAAAATAATTCCGACTGGGCATCGTAGCGGGCCTCGGCCAAAATCACCTCTGGGTACTCGTCCGCAATGGGCAAATGGAAAATGGCAGAAGCGGCGGCAATGGCATCGATGGTATTTTCCACAAACCTGACCCCACCGGCCTTGCCCCTACCCCCCGCTCGCACCTGGGATTTGAGCACCATGGGATAGGGAATTTGCAAACGTTTGAGGGCAGTGGTGTTTTGAATAGTTTGAGAGGGCAAAATGGGAATGCCCACCTGTTGGAATAGTTCCTTGGCTTGGTACTCTAACAAATCCATAAATTGTCCCTAAAATTTACTCTTGTGTTGTCTACTACTCTCCACTGGGACTAATTTCTTCCACTAGCTCCGGGGAACGCCGCTCGGAAAAGCCCCAGGCAAACAGTAGCCCAATCATGGTGATCATCAACAATTCCGGGGGCACGAGCTCGGGGTTAATGACTCTGATCAGCAGCCGCAGACCCACCAAACCCACGGTGATAAAACCAGCATCCTTGAGGTGGGTAAAAATGTCTAACCAACGGATAAATAAACCCGCTAAAAACCGGAGGGCAATGACCCCAATGGTGCCCCCCGCAATGATCAGCCATAACTGATCCGCCACGGCGATCGCCGTAGTGACGCTATCGAGGGAAAAGGCTAAATCGGTGAAAGCAATCAGGGGGATCGCTTGCCAAAAGGAACTAAATTCAAAGGTTTTGTGATGATTTTCCCCTTCATCGGGGGACAGAAAGTAACTCCCCACCAGCCAGAGCAAATATAATGCTCCCGCCAACTCAAACTGCCAATATTGCAACACAAAGGAGGCAGTGAAAATGAGCAAAACCCTGAGCACATAGGCAATTATTAACCCTGCATTCAAAGCCCGCCGTTGCTGGGCCGGATTGGGGAGCCCCTGAGCAATGGTGGCTAGGGCAATGGCATTATCCGCCGATAGCACTGCCTCGAGGGCAATTAACACCAGCAACATCAATGGAGTTTTGACAGCAACAGCAAAGGACGAGTTGAACAGAAAATCTAGGTCAAACATGGGCACAGGGATAGGTGGAGGCCTGCAGAGACAGACCGGAAAAAACCAAGGTAAACAAGGTTTAATTCCAGCCATTCCGTCTTCCTTTATTATTAGGGGCTTTGGTGGTGGGCCGCTACCCCCTGCCATTGGCGATCGCCGTTGAGCCCCATCAAATTTCATCTGGGGAAAACTTGGGCCCAGGGGAGGTTTCAACGTTGCCCCCATGGTCTTCAGCGGCAGGAGGGGGAGTGGGGGAAACCGGCGGTGGATCCTGGAGTAGGGACTTCACCTGTTCCACCACGGTGCTGAGTTTACCTTCGTTTAATAGACCATTGAGCAGGGTGAGACCACTGGTGGAAAGCAGTAATTTATTAATGTCCCCGGCGTTCCCCCCATGGCCATTGCCCCCATTTAAGCCAGGGAAAGAATAAATTCGGGATTCCCCCAATACCCCAGGCTGGGGCGCCAACGATTTAATCAGATCCGGCAATTGGGTGACCAGCTCCGGCCAGATGGTTTTCAATAGTTCGGCGGTGCGGTTAGCATTACTCAGGCTGTTCTGGGCGGCGATGATGGCCTTGTGTCCTTCCGCTTCGGCCATGGCTTTGTGACGGTTGGCATCGGCTAGGGTCCGGATAGATTCCGCTTCCAGTTCCGCCGCTTGCCTCGCACTTTCCGCCTGACGCCGCCGCCGGAACACGTCAATTTCCACCACGTTTTGTTCCGCAATGCGATGTTGCTGGGCATCCTGTTGGGCCACAATTACTGCCAATTTTTGGGATCGTTCCGCCGCTTCCACTTCCTGGGCCGTAATAACGCCTGATTCCGCCTCCGCCCGCAGAGCCTCCGCCTCTAACCGTTCCTTTTGTTTATTGGCAATGGCGATCGCCGCCGTTTGTTCGGTAATTTGAGTTTTTTGTTCTGCCAAAGCAATTTCCGCCTTCGCTTGCAGTTGGGAAGCTTCAATGGTTTTACGGCGCTGAATTTCCGCCACTTCCGCTTCTTGTTTTTGCAACGCCTGGGTCACTTTTAGTTCCTTATTCCGTTCCTCCAAGGCGATCGCCGAAGCAATTTGACTATTTTGAATGGCCAATTCTTTTTGAATCCGTTCTTCTTCCACTGCCTGTTCCTGAAGAATTTTATTCCGTTCTTTTTTCGCCTCTTCCTTGTCCTTCGCCTCTTGAATTTCCCGTTGCTGTTGTGCTTCCTGGGATTCCAATTCCTTCCTTTGGGCTAACTTTAATAGTTCAATTTCTTTTTGTTGGGTAATATTGGCATCTTCCTGCTCCCTCTTGATGGCCAAACTCTTTTTTTCTGCTTCTAATTCCCCCTGTTCAATGGCCACCCTGGTGGTTAATTCCACCTCCCGTTTTTGTTGGATGGAACGTTGGATCGTTTCCGTTCTCAGCCGCACCCCCTGGGCATCGAAAAAGTTATTTTCGTCGTAGGTATCACTTTCTTCAATTTCGGAAATGGCAATGTTATTGAGGGTTAAACCAACTTTGCGTAAGTCCCCTTGGATCAGGTTCAATACCTCATCAGCAAAGCCTAATTTATCAGAATCTAATTCCGCCAATTTTTTCTTTTTCGCCGCCGCTCGAATGGCGTCATCAGCCCGTTTTTCCAGGGCATCTTTGATATCCGCTTCCGAAATTTGACCTTTTTTGGAAAGTCGAGCCGCCGCCGTTAAAATTTCATTGCGGTTGGGGGTAATGCAAACGTAAAAAGTTACCCGCATATAGTCCTGGGTTCGCACGGCCAAATTCCCGGCCCGCACCACGTCAATGGAAATTTCCCGCAGGGATACCCTGGTAATTTCGTGGAAACCGGGAATGACAATACAACCCCCGTGGAGAATCACCATTTGCTCTTTTTTGAAAACGCCTCCGGTTCTGACCAAAGCTTCGTTGTTGGGGGCAATGACGTAGAAACGGGTGTAGAGAAAAACGGTTACTAAAATGAGGAAAATGACCGCAATGATCACCACCGGAAAAAATAACAGCGGCGATAGACCACCCAAGGCGGAATTATTATCATTGATTGGGGGGTTGGGGGCCTGGGCAATGATTAATTCTTCCCCTGGGGCTCCAGCTTCTGCCATGGCCAGCAAGGGACTCGCCTCCGCCGGGATGGAGGGCAACGTTTGGAGAAATTCAAACCAAAATTTACTATGCATGGTGGGCCTCCGGAGGGCAAAAATAGCAGTTGTGCAGCGTTAAGCATTGGTTAACCAAAATTTGGCAATGTAACCCAAAGCCTTAACCCCATCTCGCCAATTGATTTTCTTTCCTTCAGCAAAGGTACGGCCATAATAGGCCACCCCCACTTCATAAATTCGCCATCGTCTTGGCGATCGGGTTACCTTCATTGTAAATTCAACTTCAAAACCAAAATCACTACAGGTTAAACGCAGGTCTTCCAGCACTTCCCGCCGAAACATTTTGTAACAAACTTCAATATCACTGAGGTTGATATTACAGACCAAATCAATCAAACTGGTGATCAATTTATTGCCTAAATAATGATGGAAATAGAGCACCCGATGGGGATTGCCATAGAAGCGGGAACCGTACACCACATCGGCCCAACCGCCATTAATTAACTTCCACATCGGTTCCCAATCCTCGGGGTCGTATTCCAAATCGGCATCTTGGATAATCAACACATCCCCGGTGGCGGCGGCAAAAGCAGTACGGAGAGCCCCCCCTTTTCCCTGGTTCTGCCGATGGAAAATTACTTTCACTTCCCATTTTGTTGCCATCACAAAACTATGGCCCTGGCGATCGCCATTGGTTTCCGCTGATGGGGCTAGGGGAAAACATTGAAACTGGCCCGCTAAATTGAGGTTGGCCAAAATGGGATGCTGTTCCG is a window of Synechocystis sp. PCC 7338 DNA encoding:
- a CDS encoding glycosyltransferase family 4 protein; its protein translation is MKLTILNQFYPPDYAATGQLLEELSIELSKKELDVQIFAGQPGYAFDQELAPAQEMCQGVLIRRTRTSRLWPQRLRGRAIAGILYCLRAIVKLRLRNRLGDLILVTTEPPYLMVVAYILHLLYRKPYICLIYDLYPDVAVKLGVAKEKDAIVKLWRWLNRLTWQKAEAIIVLSESMAKVIVDQQPALTEKIKVVHNWADGVLIQPRAKIDNWFAQRHGLDQTFTVLYSGNMGRCHDLETIMEAARLLSQQAVQFVFIGAGAKAAICRNFVQRHQLTNCLFLPFQPKQVLPFSLTACDLSLVSILAQVEGLVVPSKFYGCLAAGTAIAAICPSHSYLRGIIADAQCGVAIDNGDGEKLAQFILQLKNDPQRATAMGHQGRQYFEENFTLGTIAEQYLSVITKVGDKKLAKLQANNFPRYADSRWR
- a CDS encoding esterase-like activity of phytase family protein translates to MLTKILFRLLLPILCFVLVACGVSPNAVQAESRLFLPLSLEFLDSYALPKQSVQDLPVGGISDLTYDRQRDIYYAVTDDRRSPRFYTMRLSIADGEKGIGITKVEVVAMTRLKTSEGETYGRQLLDPEGIALSPRQTLFISSEGVLSTQSPPLIAEFAPQTGRELEQLPVPRRFLPQADPLQGIRDNFGFEALTIAATSTLADDPFRLFTAPESVLAQDFDPDNPPREIPLRWLHYVINSVGPPVLVSENLYPLAPAPTGTLLHGLSAMVALPREGYFLTLERTFGLTGFQGKIFQTVNANATDTSRIASFQPGTDTINPMRKQLLLDLGDLGIELDNLEGLTLGPRLPDGSGSLIAISDDNFSADQTTQILLFRLRGV
- a CDS encoding FAD-binding oxidoreductase produces the protein MENYDAIVVGAGITGAAIAYELQSQGQRVLLLEKHRQPANATALSYGGIIYWAGATPLQRQLCHESRYRWTHLSQELEGETEYRELELLLYLRPGDDAQTLAKQFDHCLIRPQRVDRLTAIAIEPQLNPDGIGGGFVVPQGHCHGGKAVNAYLQAFIRQGGVVHIATVQGLITKQNRVQGVHTGVGNFFAHKVILAGGGQSRALLPGPGLNFPLYFTHAAVLQTAPSKKNLRCVIMPADLQQRPNLEALAPTLDWHQPNDHCVATVVEPGAVQFFDGRLFIGQISQLVTSPHYRPDLAWAQQQLQTAIAEILPRLAPLPVTAHHCLVAFSGQTLPLVGEIPNLPGLVLFTGFTHPLVYVPPLAQKLAHHLTGAREPVIDHLAPLLNPPQTEK
- a CDS encoding bestrophin family protein, coding for MSKFLGLFSHHPSRPSRIWTDILLRWQGSVIPAIAPRVLVCMAFSLVVTLVDGQGYEFSIPLQESIVPSIVLGLLLVFRTNTAYERFWEGRKAWGTMVNTIRNLSRTIWVSVAEPTPQAHQDKIKILHLLVAFALATKLHLRSQPLNEEIWALLPESGYRKLEDLQNPPLEIAFWISNYLQQEYDQNNINPYQLTAMLRLVDTMVDVLGSCERILKTPIPLAYAIHLRQLIFLYCFITPFQMVNTLHWATAFVVGIIAFTVFGIEEIGVEIENPFGHDANDLPLDQICQTMQANLEDLIQLPPWHQVSHGD
- a CDS encoding succinate--CoA ligase subunit beta, translated to MDLLEYQAKELFQQVGIPILPSQTIQNTTALKRLQIPYPMVLKSQVRAGGRGKAGGVRFVENTIDAIAAASAIFHLPIADEYPEVILAEARYDAQSELFLAIVLDYQRQCPVLMGSSEGGIDVDSLLEQMQSVSLRTNFSPYLARRLAVKMGLTGPLVTTVSAIIEKMYELFVTYDLDVIEINPLGISADGEVMALDGKITVNDTAINRHPDLLNWGSEQWTGHSWLPGDLAQGQIGLICNSEGLALSTWDLLNSLGITGAYLLDESRSGMALGKQLELAFDHLSQAPNLKGIFVNLATREAATPALAEDLRAFLPLPPNPSSEDRSLRGTGPSFPQRQRPPQRQTYTGEVLPVVIRFSQGNLDQLKQMYNNSLVHWHNDLETAIAKMLSLIPQEMELV
- a CDS encoding TerC family protein produces the protein MPMFDLDFLFNSSFAVAVKTPLMLLVLIALEAVLSADNAIALATIAQGLPNPAQQRRALNAGLIIAYVLRVLLIFTASFVLQYWQFELAGALYLLWLVGSYFLSPDEGENHHKTFEFSSFWQAIPLIAFTDLAFSLDSVTTAIAVADQLWLIIAGGTIGVIALRFLAGLFIRWLDIFTHLKDAGFITVGLVGLRLLIRVINPELVPPELLMITMIGLLFAWGFSERRSPELVEEISPSGE
- a CDS encoding SPFH domain-containing protein encodes the protein MHSKFWFEFLQTLPSIPAEASPLLAMAEAGAPGEELIIAQAPNPPINDNNSALGGLSPLLFFPVVIIAVIFLILVTVFLYTRFYVIAPNNEALVRTGGVFKKEQMVILHGGCIVIPGFHEITRVSLREISIDVVRAGNLAVRTQDYMRVTFYVCITPNRNEILTAAARLSKKGQISEADIKDALEKRADDAIRAAAKKKKLAELDSDKLGFADEVLNLIQGDLRKVGLTLNNIAISEIEESDTYDENNFFDAQGVRLRTETIQRSIQQKREVELTTRVAIEQGELEAEKKSLAIKREQEDANITQQKEIELLKLAQRKELESQEAQQQREIQEAKDKEEAKKERNKILQEQAVEEERIQKELAIQNSQIASAIALEERNKELKVTQALQKQEAEVAEIQRRKTIEASQLQAKAEIALAEQKTQITEQTAAIAIANKQKERLEAEALRAEAESGVITAQEVEAAERSQKLAVIVAQQDAQQHRIAEQNVVEIDVFRRRRQAESARQAAELEAESIRTLADANRHKAMAEAEGHKAIIAAQNSLSNANRTAELLKTIWPELVTQLPDLIKSLAPQPGVLGESRIYSFPGLNGGNGHGGNAGDINKLLLSTSGLTLLNGLLNEGKLSTVVEQVKSLLQDPPPVSPTPPPAAEDHGGNVETSPGPKFSPDEI
- a CDS encoding glycosyltransferase family 2 protein, whose amino-acid sequence is MKLSVIIPIYNEIQTIEKILKKITTVLPEVPKEIVMVDDGSKDGTRQWLVDTFGDPEQHPILANLNLAGQFQCFPLAPSAETNGDRQGHSFVMATKWEVKVIFHRQNQGKGGALRTAFAAATGDVLIIQDADLEYDPEDWEPMWKLINGGWADVVYGSRFYGNPHRVLYFHHYLGNKLITSLIDLVCNINLSDIEVCYKMFRREVLEDLRLTCSDFGFEVEFTMKVTRSPRRWRIYEVGVAYYGRTFAEGKKINWRDGVKALGYIAKFWLTNA